From a single Nicotiana tabacum cultivar K326 chromosome 8, ASM71507v2, whole genome shotgun sequence genomic region:
- the LOC107795043 gene encoding pectinesterase inhibitor-like has protein sequence MAFSFNNFLVIALLLIISSSFTIVKADLISDVCSKVTSQTICEQALRSDPRTKTAANLEALGFIAIDLAQSTTKSTINLLDSLLKGATDPTLKSRYSSCKENYVDASDNLAECPGFLKAKDYGSLNARASAALDDPDSCDDNFSQAPAEPAGLKQASLKLQSLCAVIDVISNNLNGS, from the coding sequence ATGGCTTTTTCATTCAACAACTTCTTAGTCATTGCTCTTCTTCTAATAATCTCCTCCTCATTCACTATAGTGAAGGCAGATTTAATTAGCGATGTTTGTTCAAAAGTTACAAGTCAAACCATATGTGAACAAGCATTAAGGTCCGATCCTCGTACTAAAACTGCTGCAAATCTCGAAGCACTTGGCTTTATCGCGATAGATTTAGCTCAATCCACGACCAAATCTACGATCAATCTTCTTGATTCCCTTCTTAAAGGAGCAACTGATCCAACGTTGAAATCGCGATATAGCTCGTGCAAAGAGAACTATGTAGATGCTAGTGATAATTTAGCCGAGTGCCCGGGATTTTTGAAGGCTAAAGATTACGGTAGTCTGAATGCCCGTGCCTCTGCTGCTTTGGATGATCCAGACAGTTGTGATGACAATTTTTCACAGGCACCAGCTGAACCGGCAGGGTTGAAACAAGCTAGTTTAAAGCTGCAATCACTTTGTGCTGTCATTGATGTTATTAGCAATAATTTGAATGGATCGTAG
- the LOC107795041 gene encoding UBP1-associated protein 2C, producing MDLLKKRKLEDNGVITDVPVTSRLTIEDARKILESVTPEQMLEILQTAVVRHADVLDQVRVIADRDTTQRKLFIRGLGWETNTEKLKAIFGNYGELEEAVVINDKATGKSKGYGFVTFKHVDGALLALKEPSKKIDGRMAVTQLASAGIQGGPGGGSTNNPVDVSARKIYVANVPYDMQAERILQHFCMYGEIEEGPLGFDKATGKSKGYALFVYKTAEAAKASLVDPVKNIDGHQLNCKLAIDGKKGGKPGGGAQAQTDGHVDQVGPGQYGGPSGITGYGGFPGHSTFGGPGGHGPNSAYGSGNGIGVGGPGGGSSYGGSQPGGSVSGGGYGGLYGGGGGSHYGGPGSAGYGALASSATGGGGGYGGPGALGGGGYGSTGALGGGGLSGVGGALGGAGRGSSMYGLPPSSTGLASGDYPPQGPHYSQQNQVPGVSPAPRVAPGGMYQGMHSYY from the coding sequence ATGGACCTTTTGAAGAAACGAAAGCTCGAGGATAACGGCGTTATCACCGACGTCCCCGTTACCAGTAGACTCACAATCGAAGACGCACGGAAGATTCTAGAATCAGTCACCCCCGAACAAATGCTCGAAATCCTACAAACCGCTGTTGTACGTCACGCCGACGTTTTAGACCAAGTACGAGTAATTGCCGATCGCGACACCACTCAACGGAAGCTCTTCATTCGCGGACTCGGCTGGGAAACGAATACGGAAAAACTTAAAGCAATTTTCGGAAATTACGGCGAGTTAGAAGAAGCCGTCGTAATTAACGATAAAGCCACTGGTAAAAGCAAAGGTTACGGGTTCGTTACGTTTAAGCATGTTGATGGAGCTTTACTTGCTTTGAAGGAGCCGAGTAAGAAGATCGATGGACGAATGGCAGTGACTCAGCTCGCGTCAGCTGGGATTCAAGGTGGGCCTGGTGGCGGGAGTACCAATAATCCGGTTGATGTGTCGGCGAGGAAGATTTATGTAGCGAATGTGCCGTATGATATGCAGGCCGAGAGGATTTTACAGCATTTTTGTATGTATGGGGAAATAGAGGAAGGGCCATTAGGGTTTGATAAGGCGACTGGGAAGTCGAAAGGGTATGCTTTGTTTGTGTATAAGACGGCGGAGGCGGCTAAGGCTTCGCTAGTGGATCCTGTTAAGAATATTGATGGGCATCAGTTGAATTGTAAGCTAGCTATTGATGGGAAGAAAGGGGGGAAGCCTGGAGGAGGAGCTCAGGCTCAAACTGATGGTCATGTTGATCAGGTTGGCCCGGGCCAGTATGGTGGGCCTAGTGGGATTACTGGTTATGGTGGATTTCCAGGGCATTCAACCTTTGGTGGACCCGGCGGACATGGGCCCAATTCAGCATACGGTAGTGGGAATGGTATAGGTGTGGGTGGCCCCGGTGGTGGTTCATCTTATGGTGGGAGCCAACCTGGGGGTTCTGTTAGTGGTGGTGGGTATGGTGGTCTATATGGTGGAGGTGGGGGATCTCATTATGGTGGACCTGGTTCAGCTGGATATGGCGCGTTGGCCAGTAGTGCTACTGGTGGTGGTGGTGGATATGGCGGTCCTGGGGCATTGGGAGGTGGTGGATATGGCAGCACTGGGGCGCTGGGAGGTGGTGGATTAAGTGGAGTTGGTGGTGCATTAGGCGGTGCAGGCCGTGGCTCTTCAATGTATGGGTTACCCCCAAGCTCAACTGGGTTGGCTTCAGGAGATTATCCACCACAGGGTCCTCATTACAGTCAACAAAACCAAGTGCCCGGGGTATCACCTGCACCTAGAGTTGCACCTGGGGGTATGTACCAGGGGATGCATTCATACTACTGA